Proteins from a single region of Novosphingobium sp. CECT 9465:
- a CDS encoding glycosyltransferase, translated as MHDVYDAAVERRVRMFNAAGAHTTVLGFRRRDLPMKQLGSAPVIDLGRTEDARMVQRLGAVIGGLMHPGKLLEAAREADIIIGRNLEAFALACRAHAAAPKARLVYECLDIHRLLIESSFPARALQAVQSRLLRDTDLILTSSPAFEREYFRPNVHHLPPVYLVENKLLMLGSGPEPVSEQAPLPSQPPWTIGWFGMLRCRKTFDLLAELVRGSSGRIKVNIAGRPSPAQFADFEAMVADVPGFSFHGPYAPGDLPQLYASCHFAWAIDFFEEGLNSSWLLPNRIYEAMAHGVVPIALDSVEVGRWLVARNAGLVVPDAKASLREVLLTLDSQQVEQLQAQVAAVPVTDLVATKADCDALMAALDGLSVPEVTA; from the coding sequence GTGCACGATGTTTACGATGCGGCTGTTGAACGGCGGGTCCGAATGTTCAACGCCGCAGGTGCACATACCACTGTTCTGGGTTTTCGCCGACGCGATTTGCCTATGAAGCAGCTCGGCAGCGCCCCCGTCATCGATCTGGGCAGAACCGAAGATGCCCGCATGGTGCAACGGCTGGGCGCGGTGATCGGCGGCCTTATGCACCCCGGCAAGCTGCTTGAGGCGGCCCGCGAAGCAGACATCATCATCGGCAGAAATCTTGAAGCCTTTGCGCTGGCCTGCCGCGCCCATGCCGCAGCACCCAAGGCTCGCCTGGTCTATGAATGCCTCGACATTCACCGCTTGCTGATCGAATCGTCGTTTCCGGCGAGGGCCTTGCAGGCGGTACAATCCCGACTGCTGCGTGACACCGATCTGATTCTGACATCGTCACCCGCGTTCGAGCGGGAATATTTCCGACCGAACGTCCACCATCTTCCCCCCGTTTATCTGGTCGAAAACAAGCTGCTCATGCTCGGCAGTGGGCCTGAACCGGTTTCTGAACAGGCCCCTCTACCTTCCCAGCCGCCGTGGACAATCGGATGGTTCGGAATGCTGCGCTGTCGAAAGACTTTCGACCTGCTGGCCGAACTGGTGCGCGGTAGTTCAGGACGAATCAAGGTCAACATCGCGGGACGTCCATCGCCTGCACAATTCGCCGATTTCGAGGCTATGGTCGCCGACGTGCCGGGGTTTTCGTTTCATGGCCCTTACGCTCCGGGCGATCTCCCTCAACTATACGCATCCTGCCACTTTGCCTGGGCGATCGATTTCTTCGAAGAGGGTCTCAATTCCAGCTGGCTGCTGCCCAACCGCATCTACGAAGCGATGGCCCATGGCGTGGTCCCGATCGCGCTCGATTCGGTTGAGGTCGGGCGCTGGCTTGTCGCGCGCAATGCCGGTCTTGTCGTGCCCGATGCAAAAGCATCGCTGCGTGAAGTGCTTCTGACATTGGACTCGCAACAGGTTGAACAGTTGCAGGCGCAAGTTGCCGCCGTTCCGGTTACCGACCTCGTCGCCACGAAGGCCGATTGCGA